The Lutibacter profundi genome includes a region encoding these proteins:
- a CDS encoding APC family permease: protein MGTKVHKKLNELAATAICGNDISSSVLYVSALAIAFAGQYAWITLLIVSLVLFLFRKIYGEVVGALPLNGGAYNALLNTTSKGMASFAAALTLLSYMATAVISANEAIHYLHHLIPSMPIIIATIVLLAIFASLTIGGITESAKVAIGIFLFHLSSLVILSAFIIYYLSNNGIGLFLENWHFSGNGGSISNAIFFGFAASMLGVSGFESSANFVEEQQKGVFPKTLKNMWSIVSIINPLMAIFALALFTIPILQSPEYQNTLLVEMGKHVGGKWVAVLISIDAFLVLSGAVLTSFVGVSGLLERMTLDRILPQFFLKKNKKGSSYRIILMFFFLSISVLLITNGNVKLLAGVYTISFLSVMVLFGVGNILLKVKRSKLPRPEKASWLAVIIAISAVGLALIGNIIMKPKDGLPSNLTIFLDYFIPTILFIVFMLNRTVLLTFLLNVMHTIFDPVRNFVLKTDKKILKTINKINSQEFVFFTKGDKISTLNKVMLYILKNEHTKKIKIVIALEKGQKVPENLPQEIDFLDREYPEIAIEFLVVEGKFSPELIKELSKKWGIPINFMFIGSPSDKFPYKIEELGGVRLII, encoded by the coding sequence ATGGGAACTAAAGTCCATAAAAAATTAAATGAACTAGCAGCAACAGCAATTTGTGGTAATGATATTAGTTCTTCTGTATTGTATGTTTCAGCTTTGGCTATAGCATTTGCTGGTCAATATGCTTGGATTACATTACTTATTGTATCATTAGTGTTGTTTTTATTTCGAAAAATTTATGGAGAAGTTGTTGGTGCATTACCTTTAAATGGAGGAGCATACAATGCCTTACTAAATACTACAAGTAAAGGTATGGCGTCTTTTGCTGCTGCATTAACATTACTTTCCTATATGGCTACAGCTGTAATTTCGGCAAATGAAGCCATTCACTATTTACACCATTTAATTCCATCTATGCCAATAATTATTGCAACAATTGTATTGCTTGCTATATTTGCATCTCTTACTATTGGTGGAATAACCGAATCTGCCAAGGTAGCTATAGGGATTTTCTTATTTCACTTATCATCATTGGTAATTTTAAGTGCATTTATTATTTATTATTTAAGTAACAATGGAATTGGATTATTTCTAGAGAATTGGCACTTTTCAGGAAATGGAGGTAGTATTTCCAATGCTATCTTTTTTGGTTTTGCAGCCTCAATGTTAGGCGTGTCTGGGTTTGAAAGTTCTGCTAATTTTGTTGAAGAGCAACAAAAAGGTGTTTTCCCAAAAACATTAAAAAATATGTGGTCTATAGTAAGCATTATAAATCCGCTTATGGCAATATTTGCATTGGCTTTGTTTACAATTCCTATACTGCAAAGCCCTGAATATCAAAATACATTATTGGTAGAAATGGGAAAACACGTTGGTGGTAAATGGGTAGCTGTTTTAATATCAATTGATGCTTTTTTAGTTTTGAGTGGAGCTGTTCTTACAAGTTTTGTAGGAGTGTCTGGATTATTAGAACGTATGACTTTAGATAGAATTTTACCTCAATTTTTCTTAAAGAAGAATAAAAAAGGGAGCTCTTACAGAATCATATTAATGTTTTTCTTTTTATCCATATCCGTATTACTTATTACCAATGGTAATGTAAAATTATTGGCTGGTGTTTATACTATTTCATTTTTATCAGTGATGGTTTTATTTGGAGTAGGTAATATTTTATTAAAAGTTAAAAGAAGTAAATTACCTAGACCAGAAAAAGCTTCTTGGCTTGCTGTTATAATTGCAATTAGCGCTGTTGGATTGGCTCTTATTGGGAATATAATTATGAAACCTAAAGATGGTTTACCAAGTAATTTAACAATCTTCCTCGACTACTTTATACCAACCATTCTTTTTATTGTTTTTATGCTAAATAGAACTGTTTTACTAACATTCTTATTAAATGTAATGCATACTATTTTTGATCCTGTTCGTAATTTTGTTTTAAAAACTGATAAAAAAATATTAAAGACCATTAACAAAATAAATTCACAAGAATTTGTATTTTTTACTAAAGGTGATAAAATATCTACGCTAAATAAAGTGATGCTTTACATCTTAAAAAATGAGCATACTAAAAAAATTAAAATTGTTATAGCTTTAGAAAAAGGACAAAAAGTACCCGAAAATTTACCACAAGAAATAGATTTTCTAGATAGAGAATATCCTGAAATAGCTATTGAATTTTTAGTTGTTGAAGGAAAATTTAGTCCAGAACTTATTAAAGAACTTTCAAAAAAGTGGGGCATTCCTATTAACTTTATGTTTATTGGGTCACCAAGTGATAAATTCCCTTATAAAATTGAAGAATTAGGAGGGGTCAGATTAATAATATAA
- a CDS encoding chloride channel protein, with translation MLTSPKILFRKFLKWRYQHISNKQFTNIASAVIGLLAGLGAVVLKNITHFIQRLLEGEFIRDIHQAFYFIFPIIGLLVVLFVIKYLVKKKVGHGIPSTLYAISKQKGIMSRHQMWASLITAPLTVGFGGSVGLEGPTVATGAALGSNFARLFHLNQTTRTLLIGAAAAGAMSSIFKAPIAAIVFAVEIFSLELTLASMIPLLLASITAILTSYFFLGDDVLLHFQIQDKFILNDVLFYVFLGVVTATISIYFSKTYFAIGNKFKQFKSPYKRLLIGGFLIGIMVYFVPPLFGEGYETINNILKGNVGNVIVNNIFQTEISNIWIIILLLIGLIIFKVVAMSFTFGAGGIGGVFAPTLFTGSISGYVFAVIVNYSSFFSHQLSLTNFAMVGMAGLMAGVLQAPLTAIFLIAEITGGYELFVPLMIVASISFIITKIYVPHNIYAAELARRGELITHDKDKNVLMMLDLDKLIETNFVLLYPEMTLGEVVNNAVVKSSRNHFPVVNEAHEFLGILTLNDIRTIMFDKDLYDKVKVRSLMHSASDIIYYEKDSAEEILNKFKMSGAWNLVVLKNGKYFGFMSKSRLLTAYRRKLINVTANL, from the coding sequence ATGTTAACTAGTCCTAAAATTTTATTTCGTAAATTTTTAAAATGGAGATACCAACATATTTCTAATAAACAATTTACAAACATTGCTAGTGCTGTTATAGGTTTATTAGCTGGTTTAGGGGCTGTTGTTTTAAAAAATATTACTCACTTTATACAGCGTTTATTAGAAGGTGAATTTATTAGAGATATTCATCAGGCTTTTTACTTTATATTTCCAATTATAGGATTATTAGTAGTTTTATTTGTAATTAAGTATTTGGTAAAGAAAAAGGTAGGGCATGGAATTCCTTCAACTTTATATGCTATTTCCAAACAAAAAGGAATTATGTCTAGGCATCAAATGTGGGCATCTTTAATTACAGCACCATTAACCGTTGGTTTTGGAGGTTCCGTTGGATTAGAAGGACCAACTGTAGCTACTGGAGCCGCATTAGGTTCTAATTTTGCACGATTATTTCATCTAAATCAAACTACCCGAACATTGTTAATTGGAGCTGCTGCTGCAGGAGCCATGTCATCAATTTTTAAAGCTCCTATTGCTGCCATTGTTTTTGCTGTTGAAATATTTAGTTTAGAGCTAACTTTAGCTTCAATGATTCCTTTATTACTAGCATCTATTACTGCTATTTTAACTTCTTATTTCTTTTTAGGAGATGATGTGCTACTCCATTTTCAAATACAAGATAAATTTATTTTAAATGATGTTTTGTTTTATGTTTTTTTAGGTGTTGTAACCGCTACAATTTCAATTTATTTTAGTAAAACGTATTTCGCTATAGGTAATAAGTTCAAACAATTTAAAAGCCCTTATAAAAGGCTTTTAATTGGAGGTTTTTTAATAGGTATAATGGTTTATTTTGTACCTCCTCTTTTTGGTGAAGGGTACGAAACTATCAATAATATTTTAAAGGGTAATGTTGGAAATGTTATTGTAAATAATATTTTTCAGACAGAAATAAGTAATATTTGGATTATTATATTACTGCTTATAGGGCTAATTATTTTCAAAGTAGTTGCCATGTCTTTTACATTTGGAGCAGGAGGTATAGGTGGTGTTTTTGCTCCAACTCTTTTTACAGGAAGTATTTCGGGATATGTATTTGCAGTAATTGTAAATTATAGTAGCTTCTTTAGCCACCAATTATCTTTAACCAATTTTGCTATGGTTGGCATGGCAGGTTTAATGGCTGGAGTATTACAAGCTCCATTAACAGCCATCTTTTTAATTGCAGAAATCACAGGTGGTTATGAACTTTTTGTCCCTTTAATGATTGTTGCCTCTATTTCTTTTATAATTACAAAAATATATGTTCCTCATAATATTTATGCTGCTGAACTAGCTAGAAGAGGAGAATTAATAACTCACGATAAAGATAAAAATGTTTTAATGATGTTAGATTTAGATAAACTAATTGAAACTAATTTTGTTTTATTATATCCTGAAATGACCTTAGGAGAAGTTGTAAATAATGCCGTTGTAAAATCATCACGTAATCATTTTCCTGTAGTTAATGAAGCACATGAATTTTTAGGAATACTTACATTAAATGATATTAGAACTATTATGTTTGATAAAGATTTATATGATAAAGTGAAGGTTAGAAGTTTAATGCATAGCGCATCAGATATTATTTATTATGAAAAAGATTCTGCAGAAGAAATTTTAAATAAATTTAAAATGAGTGGCGCTTGGAATTTGGTAGTTCTTAAAAACGGCAAATACTTTGGTTTTATGTCAAAATCTCGTTTACTAACGGCCTACAGAAGAAAATTAATTAATGTTACAGCCAATTTATAA
- a CDS encoding nucleoside deaminase, whose amino-acid sequence MINPFDDIYFMKRALQEAQLAFDKNEVPIGAVIVMNNQVIARAHNLTETLNDVTAHAEMQAFTAASDFLGGKYLKECTLYVTLEPCQMCAGASYWTQIGKIVYGASEKKRGFLALKTTLHPKTKVLGGILEEESASLLKRFFIEKRNLN is encoded by the coding sequence ATGATAAACCCTTTTGATGATATTTATTTTATGAAAAGAGCTTTGCAAGAAGCACAATTGGCCTTTGATAAAAATGAAGTGCCTATTGGAGCTGTTATTGTTATGAATAATCAAGTTATTGCAAGAGCTCACAATTTAACTGAAACGCTAAATGATGTTACTGCACATGCTGAAATGCAGGCTTTTACAGCTGCTTCAGATTTTTTAGGGGGAAAATATTTAAAAGAGTGTACTTTATACGTAACATTAGAACCTTGTCAAATGTGTGCAGGTGCAAGTTATTGGACTCAAATAGGGAAAATTGTATATGGTGCTTCTGAAAAAAAAAGAGGGTTTTTGGCTTTAAAAACAACTTTACATCCTAAAACAAAGGTTTTGGGAGGTATTTTAGAAGAAGAATCAGCCAGCCTTTTAAAACGTTTTTTTATTGAAAAACGTAATTTAAATTAA
- the dxs gene encoding 1-deoxy-D-xylulose-5-phosphate synthase, whose product MKPNLLNHINNPEDLRTLNRNQLPQVAKELRNFIIDVVATKEGHLGASLGVVELTIALHYVFNTPEDLLIWDVGHQAYGHKILTERREQFYTNRQLGGIAGFPNRKESVYDAFGTGHSSTSISAALGMAIASKLKGDFKKQHIAVIGDASIASGMAFEGLNHAGVTDANLLIILNDNAMGIDPSVGALKNYFTNVKAGKKVRKNNIIEALNFNYSGPIDGHNIDAIIKELERLKTIKGPKFLHIITTKGKGLEQAEQDQVTYHAPGKFNKVTGELISKNNTLQPPKFQDVFGETIVELAKKNIKIVGITPAMPTGSSLKIMLDVLPERAFDVGIAEQHAVTLAAGMATQGLIPFCTIYSTFLQRAYDQIIHDVALQNLPVIFCIDRAGIVGEDGATHHGVFDIAYLRCIPNVVIFAPLNELELRNMMYTAQLGINFPLAIRYPRGRGTIIDWKQPFLTVEIGKGECISEGNEIAVLSIGTIGNTIMEVQKELPLHKIAHYNMRFVKPLDSLLLHKIFQKFNTIITIEDGTIKGGFGSAILEFSQQQNYINKTIKQLGIPDNFVEHGKVDVLFDNLHLSKEKIKEFLLKL is encoded by the coding sequence ATGAAGCCTAATTTATTAAATCATATTAATAATCCTGAAGATTTACGAACTCTTAATCGAAATCAACTTCCTCAAGTTGCGAAAGAATTACGTAATTTTATTATTGATGTTGTTGCAACAAAAGAAGGGCATTTAGGTGCAAGCTTGGGTGTAGTTGAATTGACTATTGCTTTACATTATGTTTTTAACACTCCTGAAGATCTTTTAATTTGGGATGTTGGTCATCAAGCATACGGACATAAAATTTTAACTGAAAGACGAGAACAATTTTATACAAACAGGCAATTAGGTGGAATTGCAGGTTTTCCAAACAGAAAAGAAAGTGTTTATGATGCTTTTGGAACTGGGCACTCATCAACATCAATTTCGGCTGCGTTGGGGATGGCTATTGCTTCAAAATTAAAAGGTGATTTTAAAAAACAACATATTGCAGTTATTGGAGATGCTTCTATTGCAAGCGGAATGGCTTTTGAAGGATTAAACCATGCGGGCGTTACTGATGCTAATTTACTGATAATTTTGAATGATAATGCTATGGGAATTGACCCAAGTGTTGGTGCTTTAAAAAACTACTTCACCAATGTAAAAGCTGGTAAAAAAGTTCGGAAAAACAACATTATAGAAGCATTAAACTTTAACTATTCTGGCCCTATTGACGGGCATAATATTGATGCTATTATTAAAGAATTAGAACGATTAAAAACCATAAAAGGTCCTAAATTTTTACATATTATTACCACAAAAGGAAAAGGTTTAGAGCAAGCAGAGCAAGATCAAGTAACCTATCACGCACCCGGGAAATTTAATAAGGTTACGGGTGAACTAATTTCTAAAAACAATACACTCCAGCCTCCAAAATTTCAAGATGTTTTTGGTGAAACCATTGTTGAATTAGCCAAAAAGAATATTAAAATAGTTGGTATAACACCTGCTATGCCAACAGGAAGTTCTTTAAAAATAATGCTTGATGTGTTGCCTGAAAGAGCCTTTGATGTTGGTATTGCAGAACAACATGCAGTTACTTTAGCTGCCGGAATGGCAACTCAAGGTTTAATTCCTTTTTGTACTATTTATTCTACTTTTTTACAACGTGCTTACGACCAAATAATTCATGATGTTGCTTTGCAAAATTTACCCGTTATTTTTTGTATTGATAGAGCTGGAATAGTTGGTGAAGACGGTGCTACCCATCATGGCGTTTTTGATATTGCTTACTTACGTTGTATTCCAAACGTAGTGATTTTTGCTCCTTTGAATGAACTAGAATTACGTAATATGATGTACACCGCTCAATTAGGAATAAATTTTCCATTAGCTATTCGTTACCCAAGAGGAAGGGGAACTATTATTGATTGGAAACAACCTTTTTTAACCGTTGAAATTGGTAAAGGGGAATGTATTTCAGAAGGAAATGAAATAGCGGTTTTAAGTATTGGAACCATTGGCAATACTATTATGGAGGTGCAAAAAGAACTTCCTCTACATAAAATTGCACATTACAATATGCGTTTTGTAAAACCTTTAGACTCTCTCTTATTGCATAAAATATTTCAAAAATTTAACACTATTATTACCATTGAAGATGGAACAATTAAAGGTGGTTTTGGAAGTGCTATTTTAGAGTTTTCTCAGCAACAAAACTATATTAATAAAACAATAAAGCAACTTGGTATTCCCGATAATTTTGTGGAACATGGTAAAGTTGATGTATTATTTGATAATCTTCATTTATCAAAAGAAAAGATTAAAGAATTTTTATTGAAATTATAA